In Geminocystis sp. NIES-3708, a single window of DNA contains:
- a CDS encoding ATP-binding protein has product MNLFNFFNPLITVISFYCFIVLIGFYLLKREINLRREAEFILKQKAKRERLIHQITHQIRLSLNIEEVLNTTVTEVRSFLQTDRVIIFRLWDNGTGSAITENVRSPYPQILGKTFPEEVFPQEYHQAYIEGKTRAINDIEQTDVEDCLAEFVKQFGVKAKLVVPIIQDIRNRNLENQDESRVNSTPILSIDSTPCSYLWGLLIAHQCSQPRIWEDEEIELMKQLATQVAIAIQQSELHTQLQQLNTELEERVQQRTEELALTNESLKAEIIEREKTEAALRHTNHTLESLIKALRHSEERFRQVVENALDIITIIDQNGTIHYQSPSVEKVLGYTFAEFIQENFFSYIHPDEIANIRSSIADALEDNPIVRPIEFRCRNKQREWHHLEAITQKFIDYVPETRIVITSRDISERKRLKEVHKALEREKELNIVKTRFFSMASHEFRTPLSTVLAAAQVLENATTHSHNPQKQLRNLHRIQNAVKNMVQLLDDILTINRAETGNLEFNPQPLALENFCRQFMEEIKLSTNTQHHLKFICQGKRIDVCLDEKLLRSILANLLSNAIKYSPQNSSIYLYLIFHSDKIQIKVRDKGVGISPEDMREIFEPFYRGQNVRHLTGTGLGLVVVKKCVDLHSGSITIRSQMNKGTTVKIILPYN; this is encoded by the coding sequence GTGAATTTATTTAATTTTTTCAATCCACTGATTACCGTTATTAGTTTTTATTGCTTTATTGTTTTAATTGGTTTTTATTTACTCAAACGAGAAATAAATCTTCGTCGTGAAGCTGAATTTATCTTGAAGCAAAAAGCTAAACGAGAAAGATTGATACATCAAATTACTCATCAAATCCGTCTTTCCTTAAATATTGAAGAAGTTTTAAATACCACTGTTACTGAAGTCAGAAGTTTTCTACAAACTGATCGAGTTATAATTTTTCGCTTATGGGATAATGGTACAGGTAGTGCTATTACTGAAAATGTACGCTCTCCTTACCCTCAAATTTTGGGTAAAACTTTCCCTGAAGAAGTGTTTCCTCAAGAATATCATCAGGCTTATATTGAGGGTAAAACCCGTGCTATTAATGACATTGAACAAACCGATGTCGAAGATTGCTTGGCAGAATTTGTGAAACAATTTGGAGTGAAGGCAAAGTTAGTTGTACCGATTATTCAAGATATTAGAAATCGCAATTTAGAAAATCAAGATGAATCCAGAGTTAATTCTACTCCTATTTTGTCCATTGATTCTACTCCTTGTTCCTATCTCTGGGGTTTATTAATCGCTCATCAATGTAGTCAACCACGAATATGGGAAGATGAAGAAATCGAATTAATGAAGCAACTGGCAACTCAAGTGGCGATCGCCATTCAACAATCAGAACTTCATACACAATTACAACAACTAAATACAGAATTAGAAGAAAGAGTACAACAACGTACAGAAGAATTAGCATTAACCAATGAATCATTAAAAGCAGAAATTATCGAACGAGAAAAAACCGAAGCCGCTTTGCGTCATACTAACCACACTTTAGAATCCTTAATAAAAGCTTTACGTCATAGTGAAGAGCGTTTTCGTCAAGTAGTAGAAAATGCACTAGATATTATTACGATCATAGATCAAAACGGTACAATTCACTATCAAAGTCCATCGGTAGAAAAAGTTTTAGGTTATACTTTCGCCGAATTTATTCAAGAAAACTTTTTTAGCTATATTCATCCTGATGAAATTGCCAATATTCGCTCTAGTATTGCAGATGCTTTAGAAGATAATCCTATTGTGCGCCCCATTGAATTTCGATGCAGAAATAAACAAAGGGAGTGGCATCATCTGGAAGCTATCACCCAAAAATTTATTGACTATGTGCCTGAAACTAGAATTGTCATTACTTCTCGTGATATTTCCGAAAGAAAACGACTAAAAGAAGTACATAAAGCATTAGAGCGAGAAAAAGAGTTAAATATTGTCAAAACCCGTTTTTTTTCCATGGCATCCCATGAATTTCGTACTCCTTTAAGCACAGTATTAGCTGCCGCCCAAGTATTAGAAAATGCAACAACCCATTCCCATAATCCGCAAAAACAATTAAGAAATTTACATCGAATCCAAAACGCCGTTAAAAATATGGTGCAACTTTTAGATGACATTTTAACTATTAATCGTGCGGAAACTGGCAATTTAGAATTTAATCCTCAACCATTGGCACTAGAGAATTTTTGTCGTCAATTTATGGAAGAAATAAAACTGAGTACTAACACTCAACATCACCTTAAATTTATCTGTCAGGGAAAAAGAATTGATGTTTGTTTAGACGAAAAATTATTAAGATCAATTTTAGCCAATCTACTATCCAATGCCATTAAATATTCTCCTCAAAATAGCTCTATTTATTTATATTTAATATTTCATTCAGATAAAATTCAAATAAAAGTAAGAGATAAAGGTGTAGGTATTTCTCCAGAAGATATGAGGGAAATTTTTGAGCCTTTTTATCGAGGACAAAATGTGCGTCATCTCACTGGTACTGGTTTAGGATTAGTAGTAGTGAAAAAGTGTGTAGATTTGCATAGTGGTAGTATTACCATTAGAAGTCAAATGAATAAAGGCACAACCGTTAAGATTATATTGCCTTATAATTAA
- a CDS encoding pentapeptide repeat-containing protein: MSLSQSHSKSEILAIMQQDKNLAGANLQNMDLSQLDLSGANLQGANLIGVDFSEANLSHINAQNADLRGACLQNADLSFTNLQNALLHRSQLQSCNLSNSNLGGAKLDLACYDSQTKWPDNYDYRKCGAVGPYANLTGIFLNTANLRGLDLQGVNLRGAYLSGADFTEANLEGAALSGANLKYAYLTGANLQNALLVGAQLEGADLRATNLKGANLDRLESIAGADFTYAQGLDDNTRAMLCSFPAQELGTWNAFTRSNTQVSLQAIN, translated from the coding sequence ATGTCATTATCTCAAAGTCATTCAAAATCAGAAATTCTTGCGATTATGCAACAGGATAAAAATTTAGCAGGGGCGAATCTACAAAATATGGATTTGTCACAATTAGATTTATCGGGTGCAAATCTTCAAGGTGCAAACCTTATTGGGGTTGATTTTAGCGAGGCTAATCTTAGTCATATTAATGCCCAAAATGCAGATTTGAGGGGTGCTTGTTTACAAAATGCTGATCTTAGTTTCACTAATTTACAAAATGCTTTATTACATAGATCACAATTACAAAGTTGTAATTTGAGTAATAGTAATTTAGGGGGAGCAAAATTAGATCTTGCCTGTTATGATAGTCAGACAAAATGGCCAGATAACTATGATTATCGCAAATGTGGAGCAGTAGGCCCTTATGCGAATCTAACAGGTATTTTTCTTAATACAGCGAATCTGAGAGGTTTAGATTTACAAGGGGTTAATTTACGAGGTGCTTATCTCAGTGGTGCAGATTTTACCGAAGCAAATTTAGAAGGAGCGGCTTTAAGTGGTGCTAATCTTAAGTATGCTTATTTGACGGGGGCTAATTTACAAAATGCCTTGTTAGTAGGTGCTCAGTTAGAAGGTGCTGATTTACGAGCAACTAACTTAAAAGGTGCTAATTTAGACAGGTTAGAGAGTATTGCTGGGGCTGATTTTACTTACGCCCAAGGATTAGATGATAATACTAGAGCGATGCTTTGTAGTTTTCCTGCCCAAGAATTAGGTACATGGAATGCCTTTACCCGTAGCAATACTCAAGTTAGTCTTCAGGCAATTAATTAA
- a CDS encoding phycoerythrobilin:ferredoxin oxidoreductase — protein sequence MSLYQPFLDYAIALLKERLEITDYPIPEGFAQNKTITGKGNKTQEVITTSYGYQSSKLRQIRAAHVEGGNSLQVLNFVIFPHLNYDLPFFGADLVTLPGGHLIALDMQPLFHDSDYQATYFKPIASIFNKYKDQLAWGGDFPEEAKEFFSPAFLWTRPQKTEIIETIVFDAFKEYLEAYINFVQQAPEITDQNKLQQILESQKKYINYRGEKDPARGMFTRLYGAEWTEEYIHGFLFDLNRKLGENTP from the coding sequence ATGTCTCTTTATCAACCTTTTTTAGACTATGCCATCGCACTATTAAAAGAGCGGTTAGAAATAACAGATTATCCTATACCTGAAGGTTTTGCACAAAATAAAACCATTACGGGGAAAGGAAATAAAACTCAAGAAGTCATTACTACCAGTTATGGTTATCAATCTTCAAAATTAAGACAGATTAGAGCCGCTCATGTGGAAGGAGGAAATTCTCTACAAGTATTGAATTTTGTCATTTTTCCCCACTTAAATTATGATTTACCTTTTTTTGGAGCTGATTTAGTCACCTTACCGGGGGGGCATTTAATTGCCCTTGATATGCAACCGTTATTCCATGATAGTGATTATCAAGCAACTTATTTTAAGCCTATCGCATCTATTTTTAATAAATATAAAGATCAATTAGCATGGGGGGGAGATTTTCCTGAGGAAGCTAAAGAATTTTTTTCTCCCGCCTTTTTATGGACTCGTCCTCAAAAAACAGAAATTATAGAAACAATAGTATTTGATGCCTTTAAAGAATATCTCGAAGCCTATATCAATTTTGTACAACAAGCACCAGAAATAACAGATCAAAATAAATTACAACAAATTTTAGAGTCTCAAAAAAAATATATTAACTATCGTGGGGAAAAAGATCCAGCCAGAGGAATGTTTACTCGATTATATGGTGCAGAATGGACAGAAGAATATATTCATGGTTTTTTATTTGATTTAAACCGTAAATTAGGAGAAAATACTCCATAA
- a CDS encoding phycobilisome linker polypeptide, translating into MVFGPASQLGVSLFEETAPIERLPNSSTEDLETIIRAVYRQVFGNAYIMESERAIVPESQFKRGELSVREFIRALGKSSAYSSRFFDTCPRYRFIELNFKHFLGRTPEGLEETRAHSTILDTEGFEAEIDSYLDSDEYQNAYGENIVPYYRGYKTEPNRTMVEFTHMFAMLRGASSSDFKGSLSGKSPVLNQYVIQGTPLAVIPPSGGSAGDGWSFQDRTIGSRSQGSFGTGDEGKVFRIEVTGYGSPKGKGVNRVSAFRRSNQVYLVPFNRLSATYQKIHRQGGTIASITPV; encoded by the coding sequence ATGGTTTTTGGACCTGCATCTCAACTAGGAGTAAGTTTGTTTGAAGAAACAGCACCTATTGAAAGACTGCCCAATAGTAGCACTGAAGATTTAGAAACAATTATTCGTGCTGTGTATCGTCAGGTTTTTGGTAACGCTTACATTATGGAAAGTGAACGTGCTATTGTACCTGAATCTCAATTTAAAAGAGGGGAATTAAGCGTCAGAGAATTTATCCGTGCTTTAGGTAAAAGTTCTGCTTATAGTTCTCGGTTTTTCGACACTTGCCCTCGTTATCGTTTTATTGAACTTAATTTTAAACATTTCTTAGGGCGCACTCCCGAAGGATTGGAAGAAACCAGAGCTCATAGCACGATTCTTGACACAGAAGGTTTTGAAGCAGAAATTGATTCTTATCTTGATAGTGACGAGTATCAAAATGCTTATGGAGAAAACATCGTACCTTACTATCGTGGTTATAAAACTGAACCTAACCGCACAATGGTAGAGTTTACTCATATGTTTGCTATGCTTCGTGGTGCTTCTAGTAGTGACTTTAAAGGAAGTTTATCGGGTAAAAGTCCTGTACTTAATCAATATGTGATTCAAGGTACTCCTTTAGCTGTAATTCCCCCTTCTGGTGGTTCTGCTGGTGATGGCTGGTCATTCCAAGATCGTACCATCGGTTCACGTTCTCAAGGCAGTTTTGGCACAGGAGATGAAGGCAAAGTATTCCGCATCGAGGTTACTGGTTACGGTTCACCTAAGGGTAAAGGTGTTAATCGTGTCTCGGCATTCCGTCGGAGTAATCAAGTTTACTTAGTTCCTTTTAATCGGCTCTCAGCAACCTATCAAAAAATTCACCGACAAGGTGGAACTATTGCTAGTATTACCCCCGTATAA
- a CDS encoding PspA/IM30 family protein, with protein MGIFDRISRVVRANVNDMIDKSEDPEKVLEQSIREMGDDLVKMRQAVAQAIAAQKRTEQQYQKNLSEANTWQQRAQLALTKGEEGLAREALVRKKTYSETATTLKTQLDGQVGQIDSLRRNLTALESKISEAKTKKDMLKARLSAAKANQQLQSTISNINTSSAMSAFERMEDKVLQMEAVSQSAGELAGMGEDSKWAALEGGTAVDDELAMLKAQLSGTPQPTTSLPPSIDVTTSSPSSSSIVDDELEQLRQQLKKEY; from the coding sequence ATGGGAATTTTTGATCGCATCAGTAGAGTAGTTCGAGCTAATGTCAATGATATGATTGATAAGTCCGAAGATCCCGAAAAAGTACTAGAACAAAGTATTCGGGAAATGGGAGATGATCTAGTAAAAATGCGTCAAGCCGTAGCACAGGCGATCGCTGCTCAAAAACGTACAGAGCAACAATATCAAAAAAATCTCTCTGAAGCGAATACGTGGCAACAACGGGCACAACTAGCTTTAACCAAAGGAGAAGAAGGTTTAGCCAGAGAAGCCTTAGTCCGCAAAAAAACTTATAGTGAGACTGCCACTACTTTAAAAACTCAATTAGATGGACAAGTAGGACAAATCGACTCTTTACGTCGTAATCTTACTGCTTTAGAAAGTAAAATTTCAGAAGCGAAAACGAAAAAAGATATGCTTAAAGCTCGTCTTAGTGCGGCTAAAGCCAATCAACAACTACAAAGTACTATTAGTAACATTAATACTAGCTCCGCAATGTCTGCATTCGAGCGCATGGAAGACAAAGTTTTACAAATGGAAGCAGTTTCTCAGTCTGCTGGAGAATTAGCAGGAATGGGCGAAGATTCTAAATGGGCAGCTTTAGAAGGTGGCACTGCCGTTGATGATGAATTAGCAATGCTAAAAGCACAATTATCTGGCACACCTCAACCAACTACTAGCTTACCTCCTAGTATTGATGTTACCACCTCTAGCCCTTCCTCTTCTAGTATTGTTGATGATGAATTAGAGCAATTACGTCAACAACTAAAAAAAGAATATTAA
- a CDS encoding chromophore lyase CpcT/CpeT: MINNNSDLLITLARWIAGEFSNKKQCFADPKLFAHIHVFFRPLPENFFDGIGFYSEQVYDYNMWTPYRQGVHKFVQQDDKIYVENYSLNDAMLYAGSGHNRSILQTIKPKAIERRYNCSMIFSKKNDTFFGRVEGNKCLIPKKDKLTYLISEVELTEETFVSLDRGMDINTNQQVWGSTEGPLRFEKIQNFADELPF; the protein is encoded by the coding sequence ATGATTAATAATAATTCTGATTTACTAATAACATTGGCTCGGTGGATAGCTGGAGAATTTAGTAATAAAAAACAATGTTTTGCTGATCCTAAATTATTTGCCCACATTCATGTATTTTTTCGCCCATTACCTGAGAATTTTTTTGACGGAATTGGTTTTTATTCTGAGCAAGTTTATGACTATAATATGTGGACTCCCTATCGTCAAGGAGTGCATAAATTTGTGCAACAAGACGATAAAATTTATGTAGAAAATTATAGTTTAAATGATGCTATGCTTTATGCTGGTTCAGGGCATAATCGCTCAATTTTACAGACTATTAAACCAAAAGCTATCGAAAGACGTTATAATTGCTCGATGATTTTTAGTAAAAAAAATGATACTTTTTTCGGTAGAGTAGAAGGAAATAAATGTCTGATTCCAAAAAAAGATAAATTAACTTATTTAATCAGTGAAGTAGAATTAACAGAGGAAACTTTCGTTAGTTTAGATAGAGGAATGGATATTAATACAAATCAGCAAGTTTGGGGTTCAACAGAAGGTCCTTTACGCTTTGAAAAAATACAAAATTTTGCTGATGAATTGCCTTTTTAG
- a CDS encoding 15,16-dihydrobiliverdin:ferredoxin oxidoreductase, whose translation MYQAFQNFLEQELHHNFELQPRSIPDGLAEKVSERGKNPATIRSWCYQCSELRKIRYTYIDAGESAQIFNSVIYPDHHYDLPLLGVDFLTFGEKKNLVVLDFQPLFQDEAYLQKYIDPITEIREKYSDLAQNLGMKFYDANRFFSKNLLFAKTDPDSIHNRLFPAYQEYLRLYWQMVKEAKPLSNKSEIAKVIDAQKEYDRYSAERDPAHGLFSSYFGHPWANRFLHEFLFEDALSLAVV comes from the coding sequence ATGTATCAAGCTTTTCAGAATTTTTTAGAACAAGAACTTCATCACAACTTTGAACTGCAACCTCGTTCTATTCCTGATGGATTAGCCGAAAAAGTTAGTGAGCGTGGTAAAAATCCAGCAACCATTAGAAGTTGGTGTTATCAGTGTTCAGAATTACGAAAGATTCGCTATACCTATATAGATGCTGGAGAATCGGCACAAATTTTTAATAGTGTTATTTATCCTGACCATCATTATGATTTACCATTATTAGGAGTTGATTTTCTGACTTTTGGAGAGAAAAAAAATTTAGTGGTGTTAGATTTTCAGCCATTATTTCAAGATGAGGCTTACTTACAAAAGTATATAGATCCTATCACTGAAATTAGAGAAAAATATTCTGATTTAGCTCAAAATTTAGGGATGAAGTTTTATGATGCTAATCGTTTCTTTTCTAAAAATCTGTTATTTGCTAAAACTGATCCTGACTCTATCCACAATCGACTTTTTCCTGCTTATCAAGAATATTTGCGTTTATATTGGCAAATGGTAAAAGAAGCAAAACCCTTATCAAATAAATCGGAAATTGCCAAGGTTATAGATGCACAAAAAGAATATGATCGCTATAGTGCAGAAAGAGATCCAGCCCATGGTTTATTTAGTAGTTATTTTGGTCATCCATGGGCAAATCGTTTTCTCCATGAATTTCTTTTTGAAGATGCTTTATCTTTAGCGGTAGTTTAA
- a CDS encoding diflavin flavoprotein → MTKAKDVQVGSVGLNTRVFRSRTWDRLKFEVEYGLSRGTTANSFIIEGDKIALIDPPGESFTDIFLSALDQRIPLNKIDYVILGHVNPNRCNTINKLLKQAPHITFITSNTGAKSLQTIFNNTYPETIAENILNIISVKSDYELDLGKEHLLEFITTPNPRYPDQLLTFDNNSKIFYTDKLFSAHVCGDQILDEGWKIYQEDRRYYFDCVIAPYGTQIVKAIEKIQQKNAYIYATSHGPLVRYGLTELTGLYSQWLENQQNQSLNVALIYASAYGNTAILANAIARGITKAGVRIESINAEFANSEEIKTAIQQCDGFIFGSPTLGGHAPTQIQSALGIALANADTNKLAGVFGSFGWSGEAIDLLESKFKDGGYRFGFDTIRVKFKPTEEILKTCEEAGTDFAQALKKRKKALKPKESADNSLSARTEQALGRIIGSLCVVTTKRHDLKGAMVASWVSQATFNPPGFTVAVAKERAIESLLPIGSKFVLNILEEGKHIELMKYFLKPFAPGEDRFANIESQEAENGCPILSSALAYIECEVSKRLECGDHWVVYAIAKNGKLLSDTGVTAVHYRKSGTHY, encoded by the coding sequence ATGACTAAAGCTAAAGACGTGCAAGTTGGTAGTGTTGGTTTAAATACAAGGGTTTTTCGCTCTCGTACATGGGATAGGCTTAAATTTGAGGTAGAATATGGTTTAAGTAGGGGTACAACTGCTAATTCTTTTATTATTGAAGGTGATAAAATAGCGTTAATTGATCCTCCGGGAGAATCTTTTACTGATATATTTCTTTCTGCTTTAGATCAAAGAATTCCATTAAATAAAATCGATTATGTTATTTTAGGTCATGTTAATCCTAATCGTTGCAATACAATAAATAAATTATTAAAACAAGCTCCACATATTACTTTTATCACTTCTAATACTGGAGCAAAATCATTACAAACAATCTTTAATAATACTTATCCTGAAACTATTGCAGAAAACATTTTAAATATTATTTCCGTCAAAAGTGATTATGAATTAGACTTAGGAAAAGAGCATCTTTTAGAATTTATTACTACTCCTAATCCTCGATATCCTGATCAACTTTTAACCTTTGATAATAATAGTAAAATTTTTTATACTGATAAATTATTTTCTGCTCATGTTTGCGGTGATCAAATATTAGATGAAGGTTGGAAAATTTACCAAGAAGATAGACGTTACTATTTTGATTGTGTTATTGCACCTTATGGCACACAAATAGTTAAAGCTATTGAAAAAATTCAACAAAAAAATGCCTATATTTACGCTACTTCTCATGGTCCTTTGGTAAGATATGGTTTAACAGAATTAACTGGTTTATATAGTCAATGGTTAGAAAATCAGCAAAATCAAAGTCTTAATGTTGCCTTAATTTACGCCTCGGCTTATGGTAACACTGCTATTTTAGCTAATGCCATCGCTCGGGGTATTACTAAAGCAGGAGTTAGGATAGAATCCATAAATGCTGAATTTGCCAACAGTGAGGAAATTAAAACAGCTATTCAACAATGTGACGGCTTTATATTTGGTTCACCTACATTAGGAGGACACGCTCCTACTCAAATTCAAAGTGCTTTAGGTATAGCTTTAGCCAACGCTGATACAAATAAATTAGCAGGAGTTTTTGGTTCATTTGGTTGGAGTGGAGAAGCCATAGATCTGTTAGAATCTAAATTTAAGGATGGGGGTTATCGCTTCGGTTTTGATACCATCAGAGTTAAATTTAAGCCCACTGAGGAGATATTAAAGACTTGTGAGGAAGCTGGTACGGATTTTGCCCAAGCCTTAAAAAAACGCAAAAAAGCACTCAAACCAAAGGAATCTGCTGATAATTCCTTAAGTGCGCGCACAGAACAAGCATTAGGTCGTATTATAGGTTCTCTATGTGTTGTAACGACTAAACGACATGATTTAAAAGGTGCAATGGTGGCTTCTTGGGTATCTCAAGCAACATTTAACCCTCCGGGTTTTACGGTGGCGGTGGCAAAGGAAAGAGCGATTGAATCTTTGTTGCCTATTGGTAGTAAATTTGTTTTAAATATCCTCGAAGAAGGCAAACATATCGAATTGATGAAATATTTTCTTAAACCCTTTGCCCCTGGGGAAGATCGTTTTGCTAATATTGAGTCTCAAGAAGCTGAAAATGGTTGTCCAATTTTATCCTCCGCTTTGGCTTATATTGAATGTGAAGTTAGTAAACGTCTTGAATGTGGTGATCATTGGGTAGTTTATGCGATCGCCAAAAATGGTAAACTATTATCGGATACTGGCGTAACTGCGGTACATTATCGTAAATCAGGTACTCATTATTAG
- a CDS encoding HEAT repeat domain-containing protein: protein MTNTTIKYTANSIQLTETETDELLQKVEEKLFRHNFDTDDHETIASMVESMGDKRGMTRLKFAERLGIIGKPAVPFLLEALANHPNPVIRRASAKTLTLIADPSAVPNLVYALLHDEDTVVQGSCIGALARTGEASVPELLKIIADSDQNETIKGHASWALAFIGSQASEYLYQAINSESLDVRCAVISALGSLVQEQQDEQALKILVDSLQDSEPIIRCEAAAILSKVNQPSVVSNLIASLQDSDAQVRKAVALALMKIGGENALLPLENALNQELEAEIKPIFKLAISQIQRNLDVE from the coding sequence ATGACGAATACAACAATTAAATATACTGCTAATTCTATTCAATTAACCGAAACTGAAACTGATGAGTTATTACAAAAAGTTGAGGAAAAATTGTTTAGGCATAATTTTGACACCGATGATCATGAGACGATCGCAAGTATGGTTGAAAGTATGGGTGATAAACGAGGAATGACTCGTTTAAAGTTTGCTGAAAGACTGGGAATCATCGGTAAACCTGCCGTACCATTTTTATTAGAAGCCTTAGCTAACCATCCCAATCCAGTAATTCGTAGAGCTAGTGCTAAAACTTTAACATTAATTGCTGACCCTAGCGCTGTACCTAACTTAGTTTATGCTTTATTACATGATGAGGATACTGTGGTACAAGGTTCTTGTATTGGTGCTTTAGCTCGTACGGGGGAAGCCTCAGTACCCGAACTACTTAAAATCATAGCTGATTCCGATCAAAATGAAACAATTAAAGGTCATGCTAGTTGGGCTTTAGCTTTTATTGGCTCACAAGCATCGGAATATTTATATCAAGCAATCAATTCTGAATCGTTAGATGTTCGTTGTGCTGTGATTAGTGCTTTAGGTAGTTTAGTGCAAGAGCAACAGGATGAACAAGCCTTAAAAATTTTAGTGGATTCTTTACAAGATTCTGAACCAATTATACGTTGCGAGGCGGCGGCGATTTTAAGTAAGGTAAATCAACCCTCTGTGGTTTCAAATTTAATTGCTTCTTTACAAGATTCTGATGCCCAAGTGCGCAAAGCCGTTGCATTAGCATTAATGAAAATAGGGGGAGAAAATGCTTTACTACCGTTAGAAAATGCCTTAAATCAAGAATTAGAGGCAGAAATAAAACCCATTTTTAAACTGGCGATTTCTCAAATTCAAAGAAATTTAGATGTTGAATAA
- a CDS encoding phycobiliprotein lyase yields the protein MTISKFVQQSLGNWRSLRSVHHLAFSHLEEVRSEIEIISLTVDDPLVISLCQENNIDIALATNPFKMSWEGESDWDEKEELKGTTVLVPIPDANNSNKGQLLRDRGYAETMAAIALYEIQEDGTFILTTNYDRASAEEKIWFVNPNLRFRVSMIKTADGKGVVTASFSSEIRSKAVDN from the coding sequence ATGACCATATCAAAATTTGTTCAACAATCCTTGGGTAACTGGCGATCGCTTCGCAGTGTACATCATCTTGCTTTTAGTCATTTAGAAGAAGTGCGATCAGAAATTGAGATTATTTCCTTAACAGTTGATGATCCTCTAGTAATTAGTTTATGTCAAGAAAATAATATAGATATAGCATTAGCCACAAATCCCTTTAAAATGAGTTGGGAAGGAGAATCAGATTGGGATGAGAAAGAAGAATTAAAAGGTACAACAGTATTAGTACCTATTCCAGACGCAAACAACTCCAATAAAGGACAATTATTGCGAGATCGAGGTTATGCAGAGACAATGGCAGCTATTGCCCTATATGAAATTCAAGAAGACGGTACATTTATCTTAACCACTAATTATGATCGTGCCAGTGCAGAAGAAAAAATTTGGTTTGTCAATCCTAATCTGCGGTTTCGTGTATCAATGATTAAAACGGCTGATGGTAAAGGAGTTGTTACTGCTTCTTTTTCTTCTGAAATTCGCTCTAAAGCAGTGGATAATTAA
- a CDS encoding phycobiliprotein lyase yields MPLKAPMTMMDFFNKSEGTWYSQRTVHHFDTTVEQSGNSNIIIEVLDRNDNRIQKVCEEQNIDPQLTVGGASFLWQDNLDNPNPNPNWAAILVDIPNSDNKSSGRFLRNKGYVEGIPVVCNYNFAPDGVLTIITEYEKNQGMERCWFITDDFRVRISTVKMMNGVNLMTYSSERRCIPNEILEKMSQKYT; encoded by the coding sequence ATGCCATTAAAAGCACCGATGACAATGATGGATTTTTTCAATAAAAGTGAAGGTACTTGGTATTCTCAAAGAACAGTACATCATTTTGATACTACAGTTGAACAATCTGGAAATTCTAATATTATTATTGAAGTATTAGACAGAAATGATAATCGGATTCAAAAAGTATGTGAAGAGCAAAATATTGATCCCCAATTAACTGTTGGTGGAGCAAGTTTTCTGTGGCAGGATAATTTAGATAATCCGAATCCGAATCCGAATTGGGCGGCAATTCTAGTAGATATTCCCAATTCTGACAATAAAAGTAGTGGTAGATTTTTGCGTAATAAAGGTTATGTTGAGGGGATTCCTGTTGTTTGTAATTATAATTTCGCCCCCGATGGAGTATTAACTATTATCACTGAATATGAAAAAAATCAGGGCATGGAGAGATGTTGGTTTATTACCGACGATTTTCGAGTAAGAATTAGTACTGTAAAAATGATGAATGGAGTCAATTTAATGACATATTCTTCTGAACGTCGTTGTATTCCTAATGAAATATTAGAGAAAATGAGTCAGAAATATACTTAA